A single genomic interval of Hevea brasiliensis isolate MT/VB/25A 57/8 chromosome 4, ASM3005281v1, whole genome shotgun sequence harbors:
- the LOC110633268 gene encoding disease resistance RPP13-like protein 4 — protein MASVDALISPLVQQLLTVATNHAQYVFEFSHQFKVMKARLQHIKDLLGDSDNRNKEIVQTTLATFRDFMFEADDILTDCLIREEYRKNHIFFRCQTGIKLKDINSRMKEMEDILGVHLKKPRDGRSSHEDDTEQFTRITSQDYYEGDIVEVENDVKKIEKWILREDYKLLKIGIVGMGGLGKTTISKKIFNDTVVRDHFNQKIWVSVSSSFRMEVILRSILEQSGEKSVEQSQEGGQSGQISAVADPSQLLHKVISLLKEKTCLIIFDDIWGEKGGLDLWKKFFSSDLPESDCKRSCFIITTRNKDVTSAITADEIHQPSFLDDEKSWLLFSKHAFRKIQEQSLREKFEEVGKLIVPKCGGLPLAIKTIGGLLGSKTHSLNEWRKISEQCSVLNITEENSDVMKSLKLSYDALPPDLKQCLLCFSIYPEDFDIQAEKLIHWWIGEGLIQGKDSNTAIEIGFKQLSKLVSRCLVEVVDTRGYDGRVYSCKMHDLVRDLTLEMAKDEKFCSFDHEHKQELTQCSRWLGFTSEMDAQSLSKTPKLRALLRTTNNLTQPHKNLGSLCSLRALDLSNNKLDKVAFKNLLSSISSLERLSYLNLSGSKGLEEVPDSIKKLRNLQILVLSGCTKLSKLSSSITSLKRLIILDLSSCDKLPYLPRGLGSLSQLQELSGLRLASQSNRKSCQLPELGKLGELRILRMHLSKDSDITSSDVLSKVEKLKVLAIDLCTESLDGKSMQEMLDKLPPPQGLEELYLRLYRHDTLPKWVNPQFLPKLVYLCIEDGNLLDICAGETTWNLEGLRLNLLPYLKKDWNILRKEMPCLRYAEVSDCNQIDNFQRADHQEYKPRIWRA, from the coding sequence ATGGCAAGTGTAGATGCTTTGATTTCTCCACTGGTGCAGCAACTGTTGACAGTCGCTACCAACCATGCTCAATATGTATTTGAGTTTAGCCATCAGTTCAAGGTCATGAAGGCCAGGCTTCAACATATTAAGGACTTACTTGGAGACAGTGATAACCGCAATAAGGAAATCGTGCAGACAACCTTGGCTACATTCAGAGATTTTATGTTTGAAGCAGATGATATTTTGACTGATTGCCTAATCAGAGAAGAATACCGCAAGAATCATATCTTCTTTCGTTGTCAAACAGGCATTAAACTGAAGGATATTAATAGCAGGATGAAGGAGATGGAGGATATTTTGGGTGTTCATTTGAAAAAACCTAGAGATGGAAGGAGCAGCCATGAGGATGACACAGAGCAGTTCACAAGAATTACATCGCAGGATTATTACGAAGGTGATATAGTTGAAGTTGAAAATGATGTGAAAAAGATAGAAAAGTGGATTCTTCGAGAAGACTACAAGCTTCTAAAGATTGGCATTGTGGGGATGGGGGGTTTGGGAAAAACCACCATCTCcaagaaaatttttaatgatactGTTGTACGCGATCATTTTAATCAGAAGATATGGGTGTCAGTGTCTTCAAGTTTTAGAATGGAGGTGATCTTGAGAAGCATCTTGGAACAATCAGGAGAAAAATCTGTAGAACAATCACAGGAAGGTGGCCAATCAGGACAAATATCAGCAGTGGCTGATCCGAGTCAATTGTTACATAAAGTTATTTCTCTGTTAAAAGAAAAAACTTGTCTCATTATTTTCGATGATATTTGGGGGGAGAAGGGGGGtcttgatttgtggaagaaattttTTTCGTCCGATCTTCCAGAGTCAGATTGTAAAAGAAGTTGCTTTATTATCACCACAAGAAACAAAGATGTTACATCTGCTATCACAGCCGATGAAATTCATCAGCCAAGTTTTCTTGATGATGAAAAAAGTTGGTTATTGTTCTCTAAGCATGCATTTCGCAAGATTCAGGAGCAAAGCCTTCGTgaaaaatttgaagaagtggGCAAGTTAATTGTGCCCAAATGTGGGGGGCTTCCACTGGCGATCAAGACAATAGGAGGTTTGCTGGGATCCAAAACTCATTCTCTTAATGAGTGGAGGAAAATTTCTGAGCAATGTTCTGTGCTCAACATCACAGAGGAAAATTCAGATGTAATGAAATCTCTCAAACTGAGCTACGATGCACTTCCGCCTGACCTAAAACAATGTCTACTGTGTTTTTCCATTTATCCTGAAGACTTTGATATACAAGCCGAAAAGTTAATCCATTGGTGGATCGGAGAGGGTCTCATCCAAGGAAAAGACTCAAACACAGCAATCGAAATAGGCTTCAAACAACTAAGTAAGCTGGTCAGTAGATGCCTGGTTGAAGTTGTGGATACGAGAGGTTATGATGGAAGAGTCTACAGTTGCAAAATGCATGATCTGGTGCGAGATTTGACCCTTGAGATGGCAAAAGATGAGAAATTTTGCAGCTTTGATCATGAACATAAGCAAGAATTGACCCAATGTTCTCGATGGTTGGGTTTCACAAGTGAAATGGATGCACAATCCTTGAGCAAAACTCCAAAGCTCAGAGCTTTGCTGCGGACAACTAACAATCTAACTCAACCCCATAAGAATTTGGGTTCACTCTGTTCACTAAGGGCACTTGACTTGTCTAATAATAAGCTAGACAAGGTTGCTTTTAAGAATCTCCTGAGTTCGATTAGTTCCCTGGAACGCCTTTCTTATCTAAATCTGAGTGGATCCAAGGGCCTAGAAGAAGTTCCTGATTCTATTAAAAAACTCCGAAACCTCCAGATCTTGGTTTTAAGTGGATGCACCAAGCTATCCAAGCTAAGCTCTTCAATCACTTCTCTGAAGAGGTTGATTATCTTGGACCTAAGCTCTTGTGACAAGCTTCCATACCTGCCTCGTGGACTAGGGAGTCTCTCCCAGCTTCAAGAATTATCAGGATTAAGACTAGCTAGTCAGAGTAACAGAAAAAGCTGTCAACTTCCGGAACTTGGAAAACTAGGCGAGTTAAGAATCCTGCGAATGCATTTAAGTAAAGATAGTGACATAACAAGTTCGGATGTCCTATCTAAGGTCGAGAAACTCAAGGTTCTAGCCATTGATTTATGCACTGAAAGTTTAGACGGAAAAAGTATGCAAGAGATGCTAGATAAGCTTCCACCTCCACAAGGACTTGAGGAGCTGTATCTCAGGCTTTACCGTCATGATACTTTGCCGAAGTGGGTTAATCCTCAGTTTCTTCCCAAATTGGTATATCTTTGTATTGAGGATGGAAATCTGTTGGATATCTGCGCAGGTGAAACCACTTGGAACCTTGAGGGTTTGCGTTTGAATCTGTTGCCATATTTGAAGAAGGACTGGAACATATTGAGGAAGGAGATGCCTTGCTTGCGCTATGCAGAGGTTAGTGATTGTAATCAAATAGACAATTTCCAGAGAGCTGATCATCAGGAATACAAGCCGAGGATCTGGAGGGCATAA